One Oryza glaberrima chromosome 11, OglaRS2, whole genome shotgun sequence genomic region harbors:
- the LOC127753683 gene encoding uncharacterized protein LOC127753683 encodes MAEVITDAPLSVKTKAVDMLECYLIDADVKRMDDDLKYCQGSIRYGFDISSSIKTTFLLFEDNRSAQDTVDKLNLMNHPSIMRSLGDVICFDQHLPNHVLPFPYFDTTYADYLDKKSNKTFEFKRFTPEFIQLTSQVVHGMSALQEKGFCCPNLEGKHIAIFKENNCISAKIWHFCICTGCTGDKHTDWRRLGQLLKKTAVDHKCLTIEIEDLCTKINKGILEGYALILSLFEC; translated from the exons ATGGCAGAAGTGATTACAGATGCACCTCTTTCAGTAAAAACCAAA GCTGTTGACATGCTGGAGTGTTATTTGATTGATGCGGATGTGAAAAGAATGGATGATGATTTAAAGTACTGTCAAGGTTCTATTCGATATGGATTTGACATCTCATCTTCAATAAAGACAACTTTCCTTTTGTTTGAGGATAATAGAAGTGCACAAGACACAGTTGATAAGTTGAATTTAATGAACCACCCGTCCATTATGAGAAGCTTAGGTGATGTGATTTGTTTCGACCAACACCTTCCAAATCATGTTCTGCCTTTTCCTTATTTTGACACGACCTATGCTGACTATCTAGACAAGAAGAGCAATAAAACTTTTGAGTTCAAGAGATTTACACCGGAATTTATTCAATTGACTAG CCAGGTAGTCCATGGAATGTCAGCTCTGCAAGAAAAAGGATTTTGCTGTCCAAACCTGGAGGGCAAACATATTGCTATCTTCAAGGAGAATAATTGTATCAGTGCGAAGATATGGCATTTCTGCATTTGCACAGGTTGCACAGGAG ATAAGCATACTGATTGGAGGAGGCTTGGACAATTACTTAAAAAGACTGCTGTTGACCACAAATGCCTTACTATAGAAATTGAAGATCTGTGCACTAAGATAAACAAAGGCATACTTGAAGGGTATGCTCTTATCCTTTCTCTTTTCGAATGTTGA